The following is a genomic window from Chania multitudinisentens RB-25.
TGCGCCCGGTGTCGCATGGGTAACCGTGGCGGTGGTAACAGCACCGGTCGCCATGCCAACGGACGCGGCCATTTCCCATAAGGTGGTGACAGCCTTGGTTTTCTGATCCTCACAATTGTTGAGCCGTGCCGTATGATCCAGCCCCATCAGATCGTTGATGGTTTTGACGCCGGTAGTCATGGCAACGGCACTGGGGGCGGAATCGGTAATCTGGGCGTTGTCAGAGTAGGTTTTGGCGGCAGCCAGATAGGGAAATGCCTCCCACGCCAGCACGTTGGATTCACCGTCAACACCGCGCTGTTGTCCTTCAAAAATACGCGCCGCGGTAACGGTAGAAAAACCCATGCCATCCCCCACCACCAGGATGACGTTTTTGGCCTGGTTGGTATTGCGTGGTTGAGCCAATATTTGCCGCAATTGTCCCTGTGCCTGTTTAAAATAAGGATTATCCTGTTGCACCAGTTGCACTTTTTCCTCTGCACTGGCGGTGGTTCCCAAGCCTGTTAATAATGTGGCCGACAAAACAAAGCGAGTGACCATTGTAGGTTTGAACATAGAAACCTCCTTGATAGCGTTTATTTTCCCAAACTACCGGGCGTGCCCCAATGGCAAGCACCGTTGTGACGCAAGGAATTCCGACCGAGACTGGAAGGAAACAGCATTGTATGTTTTATGTTTTTTAAATGTAGTTAAATTGTTAACAAATGAGGTATATGTATCAGTTTTACGTTTGCCTCTCACTCTCAAGAGCTTACACAAATCGTTGGGCAGTATTCGAGAAAAACTGACACCAAGAGATAACCGACTGGAATATAAAGTGTTAAAGGCTGCATTGGGCGGAAAAAAACGGGGGGAATTTCGTTTTCAGGTATTTTGATATCCGCTGGTATCAATTGCTGCTTTTGATACCGTTTATCGTGATTGTTTACACCGTAAAACCTCTAAAGCAATCTGAAAATAATGCCATTATAAACCTTTATAATGGCATTATTGGCAGTGACATACGTAGGCGTTCTTATTTGGTAGAGAGGCAAAATGCCAGCGCGTTATACCGTAAAACCAAGATAGAGATAGATCGCCAGAACAATACCCGCCGTTGCAATCGCGTAGGGCATTTGTGTTCGAATATGCTCAATATGGTCACAGTCTGTTGCCATAGATGCCACGATAGCATCCCCCGAGATAGGTGATGTCATGTCACCAAAAATAGAGCCCGTGATAGCTGCACCGATCATATATTCCACTGGCATGCCGACAGAAACACCCAACTGAACGCCGATGGGAATCATAATAGCAAACGTTCCCCATGAGGTTCCCGTCGCTAACGACATAATGGCACTGATAATAAAAATAAAGCCAATGGAGAACCCAGGAGGGATCACACCGGAGGTGATCGTAGCGATATATTGCCCGGTGTTAAGGTCAGCAGAGACGTTCCCCATCAAGAATGCCAACACCATAATTGAGCTGATCTTCACCATGCTGGCGTAACCGATATACAACTCTTTAAAGAAGGATTCTATATTCAGGATGCCTCGGGCGCAGAACCAAATAAAAGAGACGGCGGTGCCAAACATAACGGCGCTATAAACCGACATTGAGCCACTACCTTTCGTAAAATCACCATCTCCTGTGACATAAAGCGCTACCGGTACAGTAATGACGGTCGATAGGATAGGAATCAAGAAATTCAATAATGAATTACATGCCGGATGATCAATAACCTCATCTTTTTCTTTCTCAACATGCTGGTCCTGCTTGCTGACAAAATTCACTTCAGCTTTCTTCATTGGCCCCCAGGATGCACCAGAGAAAATATAGAACAGCACTGATGCCAGCGAGAACCATGCCATAAGATTCCACACCATTGATCTGGCTAGAATTTCAAATGGCTGGCCATCAATGTATCCTTTCGCTATCTGAACACCGATCACCCCCATCATGGCCGCTCCCCAACCATTAATCATTGCTGAAGAGCAGACCGATACACATGAAGTTTGAATAATGTAAGACATTTTTTCCGGTGACAGACCGTATCTTTTGGCCAGATCTTTGGTCGATGCACCGGCAATAAGCTGGTTGATTGAACTTTCAATGAATATAATTGAAGTAATCACCATCGCCAGCAGCTGTACCGCTTTTTTATTGGTAACAAACTGGGTCTTTTCTGTTAAGGCCCGAACTAAACTTCTTACCCCCCCGGTAACAACAATCAAGCGCATGATCCCGCCGATCATCACCATAAAAATAACGGTGCGTGTATTACCAGGAGAAGAAAACGTATCGATAATTCCATTTAAAGTACCACTGATCCCCTGAATGATATTGTGATCGTTAATAACCGTAAATCCAACGACTATTCCCATTAATAATGACAATATTACCTGCCGAGTAAAAATTGCTAAGCAAATAGTTACTAGCGGAGTTATAATTGTCCACACGCCATAATCATGCATATGTCCACCCTATTAATCATTGTATAAAGGAAAGGGCTTGTTCTAC
Proteins encoded in this region:
- a CDS encoding Na+/H+ antiporter NhaC family protein → MHDYGVWTIITPLVTICLAIFTRQVILSLLMGIVVGFTVINDHNIIQGISGTLNGIIDTFSSPGNTRTVIFMVMIGGIMRLIVVTGGVRSLVRALTEKTQFVTNKKAVQLLAMVITSIIFIESSINQLIAGASTKDLAKRYGLSPEKMSYIIQTSCVSVCSSAMINGWGAAMMGVIGVQIAKGYIDGQPFEILARSMVWNLMAWFSLASVLFYIFSGASWGPMKKAEVNFVSKQDQHVEKEKDEVIDHPACNSLLNFLIPILSTVITVPVALYVTGDGDFTKGSGSMSVYSAVMFGTAVSFIWFCARGILNIESFFKELYIGYASMVKISSIMVLAFLMGNVSADLNTGQYIATITSGVIPPGFSIGFIFIISAIMSLATGTSWGTFAIMIPIGVQLGVSVGMPVEYMIGAAITGSIFGDMTSPISGDAIVASMATDCDHIEHIRTQMPYAIATAGIVLAIYLYLGFTV